The stretch of DNA AAGGGCGCGCGCTTCCGCTACACCACGATCCAGAACTGGTCGAACAACATGTACAACCTCGTCACGCAGCGGGCGCTCGTGCACGAGGACGCGAAGATGGAGTGGCTCGACGGGAACCTGGGCTCGAAACTCACGATGAAGTATCCGTCGTGCTTCCTGGTCGGAGAGCGGGCGCACGGCGAGATCCTCTCCATCGCGTACGCGGGGGACGGCCAGCACCAGGACACGGGCGGCAAGGTGATCCACGCCGCCCCCAACACGACGTCCCAGATCACCTCGAAGTCCATCTCGAAGGGGCTCGGGCGCTCCTCGTACCGCGGACTGTGCAAGGTGTATGACGGCGCGGAAGGCGCGAAGTCCAACGTCGAGTGCGACGCGCTGCTGCTCGACGAGCAGTCTCGGACGGACACCTACCCCTACATCGAGATTGATGAGAACACGGCGTCGATCGGGCACGAGGCCACGGTATCGAAGGTGGGCGACGAGCAGCTCTTCTACTTGATGAGCCGTGGCCTGGACGAGGCGGAGGCGATGGCGATGATCGTGCGCGGCTTCATCGAGCCGGTGGCCAAGGAGCTGCCGCTCGAGTACGCGATCGAACTGAACCGGCTGATCGAACTGGAGATGGAAGGGTCGGTCGGATAGCCGTCCGAACTCCCACTCCCGGACACGGACGACGAGGGATTCTCGGGATATGAGCACGATGACGGCCGGGCCGGCGCAGTCGACGCTGGCCACGGCGGATTTCGATATGCTTGCCGGCAGGCTGACGGAGCCGGAAGCGATCGCGGGGGCGCGGGCCGCCGCATGGGAACGGTTCACCGCCCTTCCCTGGCCGACGAAGAAGTCGGAGGAATGGCGGTACACGGACCTCACGAAGGTCGGTTTCGAGACGCTGACGCCGGTCGTCCCGGCGCCCGCCACGTCGGAAGCGCTGTCGGCGGATGTGCGCGAGGTGCTCGGGCGCTCCGGAGAGCGGGCGGGCGTCGTCGTGCTCCGCGAGGGGCGGGTCGCGCATCTCGAACTCGAACCCGAGGTGGCGCGGAGCGGCGTGGTCCTGTGCTCGATCCGGGACGCGGCGGACCGGCATCCGGAGGTGCTGAGGCGCGCGCTGTTCGAAGCGCAGCCGGGGCCCGCGGAGGAGAAGCTCTGGGCGCTGCACCTCGCCCTCCTGGGCGGCGGCTACTTCCTGCATGTGCCGCGCGGGGTTGAGATGCCGGCGCCGATCCACGCGTTCCACATCGTCGAGCGGGCGGGCACGCTCTCCTCGGCACATTCGTTCGTGTACGCGGAGTCGGGCGCGCGGGCCGCGGTGATCGACGAGTTCCTCTCCGACGATCTCGATGCGGAGACCGTCTCGCTGCACGGGGCGACGATCACGGGGGAGGGGGGCGCGGGGATCGAGTACGTCGCGCTCCAGCGCTTCGGCCGGGGCGTGAAGCGGTTCTCGACGCAGCACGTCGCCGCGGGCCGCGACTCGCGGATCGTGACGTTCAACGTCACGCTGGGCGGCGACCTCTCGCGGGCGGACGTCACGAGCCGTCTCGACGGGCCCGGGAGCGACAGCGAGATGCTCGCGCTCTGGTTCGGCGACTCCGACCAGCACTTCGACCACCACACGCTGCAGCACCACGCGGCGCCGCACGCGCACAGCGATCTGCTGTTCAAGGGGGCGCTCACGGACTCGGGGTCGAGCGTGTTCCGCGGGCTGATCCGGGTCGACAAGGGCGCCCAGCTCACGGACGCCTACCAGACGAACCGCAACCTGCTCCTGAGCGAGGGCTCTCATGCCTCCGCGCTTCCCAACCTGGAGATCGAGGCCGACGATGTGCGCTGCTCGCACGGGGCGACGATCGGGCAGGTGGAGGACGGGCAACTCTTCTACCTGATGAGCCGCGGCCTCACGCGGCGCCAGGCCGAGCGCCTGCTCGTGTTCGGGTTCTTCGACGAGGTTCTGGGCCGCCTTCCGATGGAGGGGGTGCGGGCGCGCGTACGCGAAGCGATCGAGGAGAAGATCGGGCTATGAGCCGATTCGTCACGGTGGCCAGGGTCGACGATGTACCGGAGAACGGGACGTGCGGGGTGATGGCCGAGGACCTGGCGATCGCCCTTATCCGGAGCGGGGGCGAGGTGTACGCGCTCGAGGACTGCTGCTCCCACGAGGAGTTCCCGCTCTCGGACGGCGAGGTCGAGGCGGGCGAGATCACCTGCCTCCTCCACGGGGCGCGCTTCGATCTCGC from Candidatus Palauibacter scopulicola encodes:
- the sufD gene encoding Fe-S cluster assembly protein SufD yields the protein MSTMTAGPAQSTLATADFDMLAGRLTEPEAIAGARAAAWERFTALPWPTKKSEEWRYTDLTKVGFETLTPVVPAPATSEALSADVREVLGRSGERAGVVVLREGRVAHLELEPEVARSGVVLCSIRDAADRHPEVLRRALFEAQPGPAEEKLWALHLALLGGGYFLHVPRGVEMPAPIHAFHIVERAGTLSSAHSFVYAESGARAAVIDEFLSDDLDAETVSLHGATITGEGGAGIEYVALQRFGRGVKRFSTQHVAAGRDSRIVTFNVTLGGDLSRADVTSRLDGPGSDSEMLALWFGDSDQHFDHHTLQHHAAPHAHSDLLFKGALTDSGSSVFRGLIRVDKGAQLTDAYQTNRNLLLSEGSHASALPNLEIEADDVRCSHGATIGQVEDGQLFYLMSRGLTRRQAERLLVFGFFDEVLGRLPMEGVRARVREAIEEKIGL
- a CDS encoding non-heme iron oxygenase ferredoxin subunit gives rise to the protein MSRFVTVARVDDVPENGTCGVMAEDLAIALIRSGGEVYALEDCCSHEEFPLSDGEVEAGEITCLLHGARFDLATGEPRALPAVMPVRRFDVRIDGDDIQVDLA